A genomic window from Salvelinus namaycush isolate Seneca chromosome 5, SaNama_1.0, whole genome shotgun sequence includes:
- the LOC120048863 gene encoding E3 ubiquitin-protein ligase RNF115-like isoform X1 — translation MAEAAAVPLHRFFCHCCKGEVSPKLPEYICPRCESGFIEEVTEDSSLLEGGANGTDDTATQFAEQLWHLLFVERPFTVDGDSPDSEPRVPGGGVGVGAGGLGLGGLGGLGGLGGGPIGGSVPAGLGGPLGGPLGGGEHWGPGRPPRLHSQRRYRSRGSSRPDRSPAVEGIVQQFLAGLFANSGVPGSPPLSWTGMLHSNPGDYAWGQGGLDAVITQLLGQFENTGPPPAEKEKISSIPTVNVSQDQADCSMECPVCKEDFAVGEPVRQLPCNHFFHSDCIVPWLEMHDTCPVCRKGLNGEDSNTQNPPESPSLNTDPRTQERWSF, via the exons ATGGCGGAAGCTGCGGCGGTTCCCCTGCATCGGTTCTTCTGTCATTGTTGTAAGGGAGAAGTAAGCCCCAAGCTCCCG GAGTACATCTGTCCCAGGTGTGAGTCTGGCTTTATAGAGGAGGTAACAGAAGATTCCAG TCTGCTAGAGGGTGGCGCTAACGGGACAGATGACACAGCCACACAGTTTGCAGAG CAGCTGTGGCACCTGTTGTTTGTAGAGAGGCCTTTCACAGTGGATGGTGACAGTCCAGACTCAGAGCCCCGGGTCCCTGGTGGAGGGGTTGGGGTAGGAGCAGGGGGGTTAGGTCTGGGGGGGCTGGGAGGGCTAGGAGGCCTGGGAGGAGGTCCTATTGGAGGGTCAGTCCCTGCTGGGCTAGGAGGACCCCTGGGGGGTCCTCTGGGAGGGGGGGAACACTGGGGGCCCGGTCGCCCCCCTCGCCTGCACAGTCAGCGGAGGTACCGCTCCAGAGGGAGCAGCAGACCTGACCGCTCGCCTGCCGTAGAGGG GATAGTACAACAGTTTCTGGCTGGTCTATTTGCCAACTCTGGAGTTCCTGGCTCACCTCCCCTCTCTTG gACGGGGATGCTACACTCTAACCCAGGGGACTATGCTTGGGGACAGGGGGGACTGGACGCAGTCATCACACAG TTGTTAGGTCAGTTTGAGAACACGGGCCCTCCTCCTGCAGAGAAAGAGAAGATCTCCTCCATTCCTACAGTCAACGTGTCTCAGGATCAAGCAG aCTGCAGTATGGAGTGTCCGGTGTGCAAGGAGGACTTTGCAGTGGGAGAGCCCGTCAGACAGCTACCCTGCAACCACTTCTTCCACTCAGACTGTATAGTACCCTGGCTGGAAATG CACGATACGTGTCCTGTGTGTAGGAAGGGGTTGAATGGAGAAGACAGCAACACCCAGAACCCCCCAGAATCCCCCTCTCTAAACACGGACCCCCGCACACAGGAGAGATGGTCCTTCTGA
- the LOC120048863 gene encoding E3 ubiquitin-protein ligase RNF115-like isoform X2, translating into MAEAAAVPLHRFFCHCCKGEVSPKLPEYICPRCESGFIEEVTEDSSLLEGGANGTDDTATQFAELWHLLFVERPFTVDGDSPDSEPRVPGGGVGVGAGGLGLGGLGGLGGLGGGPIGGSVPAGLGGPLGGPLGGGEHWGPGRPPRLHSQRRYRSRGSSRPDRSPAVEGIVQQFLAGLFANSGVPGSPPLSWTGMLHSNPGDYAWGQGGLDAVITQLLGQFENTGPPPAEKEKISSIPTVNVSQDQADCSMECPVCKEDFAVGEPVRQLPCNHFFHSDCIVPWLEMHDTCPVCRKGLNGEDSNTQNPPESPSLNTDPRTQERWSF; encoded by the exons ATGGCGGAAGCTGCGGCGGTTCCCCTGCATCGGTTCTTCTGTCATTGTTGTAAGGGAGAAGTAAGCCCCAAGCTCCCG GAGTACATCTGTCCCAGGTGTGAGTCTGGCTTTATAGAGGAGGTAACAGAAGATTCCAG TCTGCTAGAGGGTGGCGCTAACGGGACAGATGACACAGCCACACAGTTTGCAGAG CTGTGGCACCTGTTGTTTGTAGAGAGGCCTTTCACAGTGGATGGTGACAGTCCAGACTCAGAGCCCCGGGTCCCTGGTGGAGGGGTTGGGGTAGGAGCAGGGGGGTTAGGTCTGGGGGGGCTGGGAGGGCTAGGAGGCCTGGGAGGAGGTCCTATTGGAGGGTCAGTCCCTGCTGGGCTAGGAGGACCCCTGGGGGGTCCTCTGGGAGGGGGGGAACACTGGGGGCCCGGTCGCCCCCCTCGCCTGCACAGTCAGCGGAGGTACCGCTCCAGAGGGAGCAGCAGACCTGACCGCTCGCCTGCCGTAGAGGG GATAGTACAACAGTTTCTGGCTGGTCTATTTGCCAACTCTGGAGTTCCTGGCTCACCTCCCCTCTCTTG gACGGGGATGCTACACTCTAACCCAGGGGACTATGCTTGGGGACAGGGGGGACTGGACGCAGTCATCACACAG TTGTTAGGTCAGTTTGAGAACACGGGCCCTCCTCCTGCAGAGAAAGAGAAGATCTCCTCCATTCCTACAGTCAACGTGTCTCAGGATCAAGCAG aCTGCAGTATGGAGTGTCCGGTGTGCAAGGAGGACTTTGCAGTGGGAGAGCCCGTCAGACAGCTACCCTGCAACCACTTCTTCCACTCAGACTGTATAGTACCCTGGCTGGAAATG CACGATACGTGTCCTGTGTGTAGGAAGGGGTTGAATGGAGAAGACAGCAACACCCAGAACCCCCCAGAATCCCCCTCTCTAAACACGGACCCCCGCACACAGGAGAGATGGTCCTTCTGA
- the LOC120048860 gene encoding DNA-directed RNA polymerase III subunit RPC3-like — translation MTAQEVRLCGLLLQEHFGEVVERIGTHLLRGGAQNLRTIANETNTPLDLVKKSLCVLVQHGACEFGSGRRGPGSPVEYRASCERVLRVLRYPRYIYTAKTLYGDTGELIVEEVLQRGHMTMSNTVKTVADRLTHNMEEGRSMEYSEVVSAFSKLVETHFLQRCPPVAEMGTAATSITPATPGTPAASASTAPPTAESNPDCYKLPHVTLIGRGKRRCSSDDSEEQRGGKKAKMDSEMEFVGKSGDSGGGMYVVNLQRALANLARATLESVVQERFGSRSARIFRLLLRKRHLEQKQVEDFAMIPAKEAKDMLYTLLSENLVQLQEIPKTPDHAPSRTFYLYTVNQLPTARLLLQHCYKTVANLIERRLFETKENKRLLEKSQRIEAILASQQASGAEPEQLTEVEEMITAPERQQLEALRHHINKLDSTENQVDETVFLLESYIFSTKTK, via the exons ATGACTGCCCAGGAGGTGCGGCTGTGTGGCCTGCTGCTACAGGAGCACTTTGGAGAGGTGGTGGAGAGGATAGGCACTCACCTGCTCAGAGGAGGGGCACAGAACCTCAGGACCATCGCCAATGAGACCAACACACCACTGGACCTG GTGAagaagtctctgtgtgtgttggtacagCACGGTGCTTGTGAGTTCGGGTCGGGCCg CAGGG GCCCCGGGAGCCCAGTGGAGTACCGGGCCAGCTGTGAGCGGGTTCTAAGGGTTCTGCGGTACCCGCGGTACATCTACACAGCTAAGACCCTGTATGGAGACACAGGAGAACTCATCGTGGAGGAGGTCCTACAACGAGGCCATATGACAATGAGCAACACGGTCAAGACTGTAGCTGACCGACTCACTCATAACAtggagg AGGGTCGTAGTATGGAGTACAGTGAGGTGGTCTCAGCCTTCTCTAAGCTGGTAGAGACTCACTTCCTGCAGCGCTGTCCTCCGGTGGCCGAGATGGGAACTGCAGCCACCTCCATTACCCCGGCAACCCCCGGCACCCCTGCCGCCTCCGCCTCCACTGCCCCCCCAACAGCAGAGAGCAACCCTGACTGCTACAAGCTGCCCCATGTTACACTCATAG GTCGCGGGAAGCGCAGATGCTCCAGTGACGACagtgaggagcagagaggagggaaGAAAGCCAAGATGGACTCCGAG ATGGAGTTTGTGGGGAAATCAGGTGACAGTGGAGGAGGGATGTACGTGGTCA ATCTCCAAAGAGCCCTGGCCAACCTGGCGAGAGCTACACTGGAGTCTGTGGTACAGGAGAG GTTTGGCTCGCGGTCGGCTAGGATCTTCCGTCTGTTGCTAAGGAAACGTCACCTGGAGCAGAAGCAGGTGGAGGACTTTGCTATGATCCCTGCCAAGGAGGCCAAAGACATGCTGTATACACTGCTGTCAGAGAACCTGGTACAGCTACAG GAAATCCCTAAGACTCCTGACCACGCCCCTTCACGTACCTTCTACCTGTACACTGTCAACCAGCTGCCTACTGCCCGCCTACTGCTACAACACTGCTACAAG ACAGTGGCTAATCTGATTGAGAGGCGCCTCTTCGAGACCAAGGAGAACAA GCGTCTGCTGGAGAAGTCCCAGCGAATCGAGGCGATCCTGGCGTCGCAGCAGGCCAGCGGGGCGGAGCCTGAACAGCTGACAGAGGTGGAGGAGATGATCACTGCCCCCGAGAGACAGCAGCTAGAAGCCCTGCGACATCACATCAACAA GTTGGACTCTACAGAGAACCAGGTGGATGAGACTGTCTTTCTACTGGAGTCCTACATCTTCTCTACCAAGACcaagtga